In one Chloroflexota bacterium genomic region, the following are encoded:
- a CDS encoding endo-1,4-beta-xylanase — translation AQLAPAPAPEPAPVPPADPSPAPYVALREAAEFPVGVSLKAAQLQSELFREVAGSVFSSITAGYEMKMRHVAPGPDAYRWHNVDALVKFAEANQMQVHGHTLVWHQSTPRWLEEFAGSDEEFEDAVREYIAAMVGRYKGRVTSWDVVNEALDPRSGRLRDTVFRRRMGDDYVARLFQYAHEADPDALLFYNEFGTTWDGAKRAAMLAMVDDFQRRGIPIDGVGLQMHVTYSFPDIGQIKAVMHELVSRGLLVHVSELDVRVNPDGDQTELTRSRSVDQFLRVRAIVAAFVALPPENRYAITVWGLRDGESWLIDRWGNPEWPLLFDDYLDPKPAYFGFLEGLGVK, via the coding sequence GCCCAATTGGCACCTGCGCCCGCACCGGAGCCCGCTCCGGTCCCGCCTGCCGACCCCTCGCCGGCCCCGTATGTCGCACTTCGCGAGGCCGCCGAATTCCCGGTGGGCGTGTCCCTGAAAGCGGCCCAGCTTCAATCCGAACTCTTCCGGGAGGTAGCCGGATCGGTCTTCAGCAGCATCACCGCCGGATACGAGATGAAGATGCGGCACGTGGCCCCAGGTCCCGATGCCTACCGCTGGCACAACGTGGACGCACTGGTCAAGTTCGCCGAAGCCAACCAAATGCAGGTGCACGGGCACACCCTCGTCTGGCACCAATCGACTCCCCGCTGGCTGGAGGAGTTTGCAGGCAGCGACGAAGAATTCGAGGACGCGGTGCGCGAGTACATCGCCGCGATGGTCGGTCGGTACAAGGGCCGGGTGACCAGCTGGGACGTGGTCAACGAAGCCCTTGATCCCAGATCCGGCCGCCTCCGCGACACGGTGTTTCGGCGCCGCATGGGTGACGACTACGTGGCGCGCTTGTTCCAGTACGCGCACGAGGCCGATCCGGACGCATTGCTCTTCTACAACGAATTCGGCACCACCTGGGACGGCGCCAAGCGGGCCGCGATGCTTGCGATGGTCGATGATTTCCAGCGGCGCGGGATCCCGATCGACGGGGTCGGCCTGCAAATGCACGTGACCTACTCGTTTCCCGATATCGGGCAGATCAAAGCGGTGATGCATGAATTGGTTAGCCGCGGTCTGCTGGTACACGTGTCCGAGTTGGACGTTCGGGTCAATCCCGACGGCGATCAGACCGAACTCACCCGATCCCGCAGCGTGGATCAGTTCCTGAGAGTCAGGGCAATAGTGGCGGCGTTCGTCGCCTTGCCGCCCGAAAACCGGTATGCGATCACGGTCTGGGGGCTGCGCGACGGCGAAAGCTGGTTGATCGATCGCTGGGGCAATCCGGAATGGCCGTTGCTGTTTGACGACTACCTGGATCCCAAGCCGGCTTACTTTGGATTCCTCGAGGGACTGGGAGTCAAATGA
- a CDS encoding methyltransferase domain-containing protein codes for MTNGSPARSGPSHPVRRSRFGAGRSIGDGLQVHDEVRIKDVVREAYGELARRSGSEAAGCCGPDSCCEPGQPELYCGGEAEGVPDGARAASAGCGNPHAIDTLRPGETVVDFGSGGGIDCFIAARAVGPRGRVIGIDMTPDMIDLARQGAREAGLENVEFQLAEMEATPLADDSVDAIITNCVINLAPDKDRVFAEAHRILKTGGRLMISDLVRSPDAEPDGGEAMEDWVACLGGTEPRDVYLDRIRGAGFGRVELVSSVPWRRQRWQGAIESANIVATKTV; via the coding sequence ATGACGAACGGATCGCCCGCTAGGTCGGGCCCGTCGCACCCGGTTCGGCGTAGTAGATTTGGGGCCGGACGATCAATCGGAGATGGTTTGCAGGTGCACGACGAAGTCAGGATCAAGGACGTGGTTCGCGAGGCGTACGGCGAGCTGGCGCGCCGCTCCGGATCCGAAGCGGCAGGGTGCTGCGGCCCCGATTCATGTTGCGAACCCGGTCAGCCGGAGCTTTACTGCGGCGGTGAAGCCGAGGGGGTTCCGGACGGCGCGCGGGCCGCCTCGGCGGGTTGCGGAAACCCGCACGCGATCGACACGCTGCGTCCCGGCGAAACGGTGGTCGACTTCGGCAGCGGCGGCGGGATCGACTGCTTCATCGCGGCCCGCGCGGTAGGCCCGCGCGGCCGGGTCATCGGCATCGACATGACCCCGGACATGATCGATCTGGCCCGTCAGGGCGCGCGGGAAGCCGGGCTTGAGAACGTCGAATTCCAACTCGCCGAGATGGAGGCCACGCCGCTGGCCGACGATTCGGTGGACGCGATCATCACCAACTGCGTGATCAACCTGGCGCCGGACAAGGACCGGGTGTTCGCCGAGGCCCACCGGATCCTCAAGACCGGCGGTCGGCTGATGATTTCGGACCTGGTCCGCTCACCGGATGCCGAGCCCGACGGCGGGGAGGCGATGGAGGACTGGGTGGCCTGCCTAGGGGGCACCGAACCGCGCGACGTTTACCTGGACCGGATCCGCGGCGCCGGGTTCGGGCGGGTCGAATTGGTGTCTTCGGTTCCCTGGCGCCGCCAGCGCTGGCAGGGGGCGATCGAGAGCGCTAACATCGTCGCCACCAAGACCGTCTAG
- the mnmE gene encoding tRNA uridine-5-carboxymethylaminomethyl(34) synthesis GTPase MnmE: protein MLLDTGDTIAALATAPGPGAIAVVRASGPDAVAAALKVFSPRPGERVAHRHVTLGSLTDPRDGIAFDEALLTFFRGPSSYTRQDLVEISCHGGSVAAATCLAALLREGCRLAEPGEFTLRAFLSGRIDLARAEAVADMVAAPNDLSLKSARAQLGGSLSESVRAIRERLIGLRAQLEAEIDFAEDDVPPMPRDQIGAVLESAQIRVAAALKGSETGQLLRTGVRITLVGAPNAGKSSTMNLLLGRDRAIVTEEAGTTRDVLEESLSVDGLTVVLSDTAGIRSGAGRIESEGIVRTERALGEADLALHLVDGSRPLAEADYQTAALIARVGLPAIVLLNKSDLGTVVGDAELERIGIARQVPFSALRGDGVDRLQEELSDLLETGGLRATDLPQTTNRRHIRGLRQAETELAGSERALRDGLPADFICIGLAGAISELGLITGEDATEDLLSAIFTKFCIGK from the coding sequence GTGTTGCTGGATACCGGCGACACGATCGCGGCGCTGGCCACCGCCCCCGGTCCGGGCGCGATCGCGGTCGTTCGCGCATCCGGTCCCGACGCGGTTGCGGCGGCGCTGAAGGTTTTCAGCCCCCGACCCGGTGAACGGGTCGCTCACCGCCACGTCACCCTCGGCAGCCTGACCGATCCCCGCGACGGGATCGCGTTCGACGAGGCCCTACTGACTTTTTTCCGCGGGCCCAGCTCCTACACCCGCCAGGACCTGGTCGAAATCTCCTGCCACGGCGGGAGCGTGGCCGCCGCGACGTGCCTCGCGGCGCTGCTGCGGGAGGGCTGCCGGTTGGCCGAACCCGGCGAATTCACGCTCCGCGCTTTCTTGAGCGGCCGCATCGACCTGGCCCGCGCCGAAGCGGTCGCCGATATGGTCGCGGCGCCTAACGATCTGTCACTCAAGTCGGCGCGCGCCCAGCTGGGTGGGTCGCTGTCGGAATCCGTTCGGGCGATCCGGGAACGGCTGATCGGATTGCGCGCCCAGCTGGAGGCCGAAATCGACTTCGCCGAAGATGACGTCCCGCCGATGCCGCGCGATCAGATCGGCGCGGTGCTGGAGTCGGCTCAGATCCGGGTCGCCGCGGCGCTGAAGGGGTCGGAAACCGGCCAGCTGCTGCGCACCGGGGTGCGAATCACGCTCGTGGGCGCCCCCAACGCCGGCAAGTCTTCCACGATGAACCTGCTGCTGGGCCGAGATCGGGCGATCGTGACCGAAGAGGCCGGGACGACCCGCGACGTCCTGGAGGAATCGCTCAGCGTGGACGGGCTGACGGTAGTGCTTTCCGACACCGCCGGGATCCGGTCCGGGGCCGGCAGAATCGAGTCCGAAGGAATCGTTCGAACCGAGCGCGCCCTGGGGGAGGCCGACCTGGCCCTGCATCTGGTCGACGGGTCCCGGCCGCTTGCGGAAGCTGACTACCAGACCGCCGCCCTGATCGCCCGGGTGGGGTTGCCGGCGATCGTGCTTTTGAACAAGTCGGACCTGGGTACGGTCGTGGGGGACGCCGAGCTGGAGCGGATCGGAATCGCGCGGCAGGTTCCGTTCTCGGCCCTGCGCGGCGACGGCGTCGATCGGCTGCAGGAAGAGCTATCCGACCTGCTGGAGACCGGCGGTCTGCGCGCCACCGACCTACCGCAAACCACGAACCGGCGTCACATTCGCGGACTGCGCCAGGCCGAAACCGAGCTTGCGGGATCCGAGCGCGCCCTGCGCGACGGGTTGCCGGCCGACTTCATCTGCATCGGTTTGGCCGGGGCTATTTCAGAGCTGGGCCTGATTACCGGCGAGGATGCAACCGAAGACCTTCTGAGCGCGATCTTTACCAAGTTTTGCATCGGCAAGTGA
- a CDS encoding TIGR03960 family B12-binding radical SAM protein: MSVPAIDVEALLDGIQNPVHYVGGEWNSRNRDWDSAPARICLAFPDVYQIGMSNLGIQILYELVNGREDMLCDRAFCPWPDMAGRLRERGVPLFGLETRRPLAAFDMVGFSLPYELGVTGMLEMLDLGGIPLRAAGRGERDPIVIGGGASLVNPEPLADFLDLAVIGDGEELLPRIVELQGAAKRADPRNWRRRFLERAAGLPGVYVPAFYDVSYRDDGSLGAVTPNNPAAPAQVERAYVDINDYIGPTRPVVAHGKTVFDRASIEIHRGCARGCRFCQAGFIDRPLRTRRPEKIREAARAVIESTGHRDLTLLSLNAVDYRDIQTLIRDLREELDDQGLDINIPSTRVEPFNIDIAQALRPEGSGRRRSITFAPEAASDRMREVIRKEIPDRELLDTVAVAFAQGFHTVKLYFMIGLPTEEQADVAGIARLARKTLDIGRRHVGGRARVRVGVSTFVPKAHTPFQWFAQADVAQIEEKQAFLRSQLTDRAIKFNWNNPLNSVIEALLSLGDRRVGAAIENAWRLGARLDAWDEHFDPETWNRGCAEAGIDVDWYVLRERDDDELLPWEHIGVHTPKWVLRWERDRALAAARGENARIPSAAYRPK; encoded by the coding sequence ATGTCTGTCCCGGCAATAGATGTAGAGGCCCTGCTGGACGGAATCCAGAATCCGGTCCATTACGTCGGCGGGGAATGGAACAGCCGCAACCGCGACTGGGATTCGGCTCCGGCAAGGATCTGCCTGGCTTTTCCCGACGTCTACCAGATCGGCATGTCCAACCTCGGCATCCAGATCCTCTACGAGCTGGTCAACGGTCGTGAGGACATGCTCTGCGACCGCGCCTTCTGTCCCTGGCCGGACATGGCCGGCCGGCTCCGCGAGCGCGGCGTCCCGCTTTTTGGCCTGGAAACGCGCCGCCCGCTGGCGGCATTCGACATGGTCGGTTTTTCGCTGCCCTACGAGCTCGGCGTCACCGGCATGCTGGAGATGCTCGATCTTGGCGGGATCCCCCTGCGCGCCGCCGGCCGCGGCGAACGGGACCCGATCGTTATCGGCGGCGGGGCCTCGCTGGTCAACCCCGAGCCGCTGGCCGATTTCTTGGACCTGGCGGTCATTGGCGACGGCGAGGAACTCTTGCCCCGGATCGTGGAACTGCAGGGCGCGGCCAAGCGCGCCGATCCGCGGAATTGGCGGAGACGTTTCCTGGAGCGCGCGGCCGGACTGCCGGGGGTCTACGTCCCGGCGTTCTACGACGTTTCGTATCGGGACGACGGGAGCCTGGGCGCGGTAACGCCCAACAATCCGGCCGCCCCGGCCCAGGTCGAGCGCGCTTACGTGGACATCAACGACTACATCGGTCCGACCCGTCCGGTGGTCGCGCACGGCAAGACGGTATTCGACCGGGCTTCGATCGAGATCCACCGCGGCTGCGCGCGCGGCTGCCGCTTCTGCCAGGCCGGCTTCATAGACCGGCCGCTGCGCACCCGCCGACCCGAGAAAATCCGCGAGGCGGCGCGGGCGGTAATCGAGTCCACCGGCCATCGCGACCTGACGCTCCTCTCGCTCAACGCGGTCGACTACCGGGACATCCAGACCCTCATCCGCGACCTGCGCGAAGAGCTTGACGACCAGGGCCTCGACATCAACATTCCCTCCACCCGGGTGGAGCCGTTCAACATCGACATTGCCCAGGCCCTGCGGCCGGAGGGCAGCGGCCGGCGCCGCTCGATCACGTTCGCGCCGGAGGCGGCCAGCGACCGAATGCGCGAGGTGATCCGCAAGGAGATTCCCGACCGTGAGCTGCTCGACACCGTCGCGGTCGCGTTCGCCCAGGGATTCCACACCGTCAAGCTCTATTTCATGATTGGCTTGCCGACCGAGGAACAGGCCGACGTGGCCGGGATCGCGCGCTTGGCGCGCAAGACGCTCGATATCGGCCGCCGCCACGTGGGCGGCCGGGCCCGGGTGCGGGTTGGGGTTTCCACCTTCGTGCCCAAGGCGCATACGCCTTTCCAGTGGTTCGCCCAGGCGGACGTTGCGCAAATCGAGGAAAAGCAGGCCTTCCTGCGATCGCAGCTGACCGACCGGGCGATCAAGTTCAACTGGAACAACCCGTTGAATTCGGTCATTGAAGCCCTCCTTTCGCTCGGCGACCGCCGGGTTGGGGCGGCGATCGAGAACGCCTGGCGGCTGGGCGCGCGGCTCGATGCCTGGGACGAGCACTTTGATCCCGAGACCTGGAATCGCGGCTGCGCCGAGGCCGGAATAGACGTCGATTGGTACGTCCTACGCGAGCGCGACGACGACGAGCTGCTCCCCTGGGAACACATCGGAGTCCACACCCCCAAGTGGGTATTGCGCTGGGAGCGTGACCGGGCGCTGGCGGCGGCCCGCGGCGAAAACGCCCGGATTCCATCGGCCGCCTACCGCCCCAAGTAA
- a CDS encoding alcohol dehydrogenase catalytic domain-containing protein: MSLAAVIGRTGIFERAAVRAACAELVWKNGGAAGRGRRVIPVGPITWVADGAEGLLAMQSTRAGLVEPKRFELIDVDLAPGPGEVLVEVSACGICSSEIPVYTGDRPVDMPAFLGHEGSGVVVAVGPGVEGFAEGERVTGAIWQAFATHAIGDADMLFKVPDGVDMAHALGEPLFCVANIARAASPRFGDHVAVVGCGQMGLLTIAALRNQGLGSLIAVDALPERRQLALAAGATHVTIDDPVSEVMDISGRGADVVVELVGKPGGLRLATDMLRRGQGRLIMGGYHQLDDTYHLRNFSYQGLIAHSAHPAYSPDMAADYRRALAALARGVFPMDLVVTHRLPLDGIAEGFDMLRSHAPGYLKGVVVPGA, translated from the coding sequence GTGTCGCTGGCCGCGGTGATCGGTCGCACCGGGATATTTGAGCGGGCGGCGGTCCGGGCCGCATGCGCGGAATTGGTCTGGAAGAATGGTGGTGCTGCGGGACGCGGCCGGAGGGTGATTCCGGTCGGGCCGATCACGTGGGTAGCAGACGGAGCGGAAGGTCTACTGGCGATGCAGAGCACGCGGGCAGGGTTGGTTGAACCCAAACGATTCGAGCTCATTGACGTCGACTTGGCGCCGGGGCCCGGAGAGGTGCTGGTGGAGGTTTCGGCCTGCGGAATCTGCAGTTCCGAGATTCCGGTCTACACCGGCGACCGCCCGGTGGACATGCCGGCGTTCCTCGGTCACGAGGGGTCGGGCGTGGTGGTCGCGGTCGGACCGGGAGTTGAGGGATTTGCCGAAGGCGAACGGGTCACCGGAGCCATTTGGCAGGCGTTTGCCACCCACGCCATAGGTGACGCCGACATGCTCTTTAAAGTCCCCGACGGAGTCGACATGGCGCACGCGCTCGGCGAACCGTTGTTTTGCGTCGCAAATATCGCTCGAGCCGCCTCCCCCAGATTCGGCGACCACGTGGCGGTCGTGGGATGCGGGCAGATGGGCCTGCTGACGATCGCGGCGTTGCGGAACCAGGGCTTGGGTTCGCTGATCGCGGTCGACGCCCTGCCCGAGCGCCGCCAGCTGGCGTTGGCCGCTGGGGCGACTCACGTCACCATTGACGACCCGGTCAGCGAAGTCATGGACATAAGCGGACGCGGTGCCGATGTGGTGGTGGAACTGGTCGGCAAACCGGGCGGACTCAGGCTGGCCACCGACATGCTGCGCCGCGGGCAGGGGCGCCTGATCATGGGCGGCTACCACCAGCTCGATGACACATACCACCTGCGCAACTTTTCCTATCAGGGCCTGATCGCCCACTCGGCCCATCCCGCCTATTCGCCCGACATGGCGGCCGACTACCGGCGTGCCCTGGCCGCGCTGGCGCGGGGAGTTTTCCCGATGGACCTGGTGGTAACCCACCGCCTGCCGCTGGACGGGATTGCCGAGGGTTTCGACATGCTGCGATCGCATGCTCCCGGGTATCTGAAGGGCGTGGTTGTTCCCGGCGCCTGA
- a CDS encoding Rrf2 family transcriptional regulator: MFPAPDAPPAGQGRPISHNLDGFSKEWRRALFAINSHARYGVAALVDLAQHGNREFVRAQDIAERKGVPPSILGQVLSSLVRSGLVRSRRGANGGYQLAVASTGLTLDRILFDLGMEPPGSGCIGIERAEQAALAAMRQTSLADLAMQSASDLTGYQI; the protein is encoded by the coding sequence TTGTTCCCGGCGCCTGATGCTCCACCAGCCGGTCAGGGGCGACCGATTTCGCATAATCTTGACGGATTCAGTAAAGAATGGAGGCGGGCGTTGTTTGCCATTAATTCACACGCCCGCTACGGCGTGGCGGCGCTGGTCGATCTCGCCCAGCACGGGAACCGCGAATTCGTCCGGGCCCAGGACATCGCCGAACGCAAGGGAGTGCCGCCGAGCATCCTGGGGCAGGTGCTCTCTTCGCTGGTCCGGTCCGGGCTGGTGCGCTCGCGGCGCGGTGCCAATGGTGGCTACCAGCTGGCGGTCGCCTCGACCGGATTAACCCTGGACAGGATCCTCTTCGATCTCGGCATGGAGCCGCCCGGCAGCGGCTGCATCGGGATCGAGCGGGCCGAACAGGCGGCGCTGGCGGCCATGCGCCAGACCAGCCTGGCCGACCTTGCCATGCAGAGTGCCAGCGACCTTACCGGGTACCAGATCTAG
- a CDS encoding SDR family oxidoreductase: MGEAIARSLAQEGAEVVTVGRTLAKLEQAKISAACAGARLHPFAADVADPDAVRELYAWTRTRLPQTDILVNNAGTNVPERMFADVKREDFDYIVRVNLNGVFYLMKAVLPEMRERGSGVVITISSIAAVRSDMIPGPAYNASKHGARALSLSAHLEEGGNGIRCCVIHPGGTDTPIMDSRPNPPSAERRAKMLQSEDIAQAVLFVATLHPRANVPELVMVPTGQPYS; encoded by the coding sequence ATGGGCGAAGCAATTGCCCGCAGCCTGGCGCAGGAGGGGGCCGAAGTGGTCACCGTGGGTCGAACCCTTGCCAAGTTGGAGCAAGCCAAAATCTCCGCCGCGTGCGCCGGAGCCCGATTGCATCCATTTGCGGCCGACGTCGCGGACCCGGATGCGGTCCGGGAACTCTACGCATGGACCCGCACCCGCCTGCCGCAGACCGACATTCTTGTCAACAACGCCGGCACCAATGTTCCCGAGCGGATGTTCGCGGATGTAAAGCGCGAGGACTTCGACTACATCGTCAGGGTGAACCTGAACGGGGTCTTCTACTTGATGAAAGCGGTTCTGCCCGAAATGCGCGAGCGGGGTTCCGGCGTCGTGATAACGATCTCTTCGATCGCCGCGGTTCGGTCGGACATGATCCCCGGCCCCGCCTACAACGCCAGCAAGCACGGCGCGCGGGCGCTGAGTCTGAGCGCGCACCTGGAGGAAGGCGGAAACGGAATCCGCTGCTGCGTTATCCATCCCGGCGGAACCGACACGCCGATCATGGATTCGCGACCCAACCCCCCTTCGGCGGAGCGCCGCGCGAAGATGCTGCAATCAGAGGACATTGCCCAGGCGGTGCTATTCGTAGCCACCCTCCACCCGCGGGCGAACGTCCCCGAGTTGGTGATGGTGCCGACCGGCCAGCCCTATTCGTGA
- a CDS encoding SDR family oxidoreductase: protein MKLDGKGAIVTGAGSGIGEAVARTLAHEGAEVVTVGRTLAKLESARVAAGESGKRLHPHAADVSDPQAVKELYAWGGSRLPQVDILVNNAGTNVPDRALARVSREDFDQVVRVNLNGVFYLMDAVLPEMRARGAGVVITIASIAGVRSGVVPGAAYSASKHGARALSLSAHLEEGGNGIRCCLIHPGEVDTPIMDRRPNAPSPARRATMLQPEDLAQAVLFVATLHPRANVPEMMITPTVQPYS from the coding sequence ATGAAACTGGACGGGAAAGGCGCGATAGTTACCGGCGCCGGGAGCGGCATTGGCGAGGCGGTGGCCCGCACCCTGGCCCATGAGGGTGCCGAAGTCGTAACCGTCGGCCGCACCCTGGCCAAACTGGAAAGCGCCAGGGTGGCGGCCGGTGAATCCGGCAAGCGCCTCCACCCACACGCTGCCGATGTGTCCGACCCGCAGGCCGTTAAGGAGCTCTATGCCTGGGGCGGGTCCCGCCTGCCCCAGGTCGACATCCTGGTCAACAATGCCGGAACCAACGTTCCCGACCGGGCACTCGCCAGAGTTAGCCGCGAGGATTTCGACCAGGTGGTGCGGGTAAACCTTAACGGGGTCTTCTATTTGATGGACGCGGTGCTGCCCGAAATGCGGGCGCGTGGCGCCGGCGTGGTAATTACGATCGCTTCAATTGCCGGCGTGCGATCCGGGGTGGTACCGGGGGCCGCCTACAGCGCGAGCAAACACGGCGCGCGAGCGCTGAGCCTCAGCGCCCATCTGGAAGAAGGCGGCAATGGAATCCGCTGCTGCCTCATTCACCCCGGTGAGGTCGACACCCCGATCATGGACCGACGCCCGAACGCCCCCTCGCCGGCGCGCCGAGCGACCATGCTGCAACCCGAGGATCTGGCCCAGGCGGTGCTTTTCGTCGCCACCCTGCACCCCCGCGCGAACGTCCCAGAAATGATGATTACGCCGACGGTACAGCCCTACTCCTAA
- a CDS encoding cytochrome C oxidase subunit IV family protein, which yields MQADIRSEIAAERRRVVEEARAAVEHHKKHHPNYVVVGIWLFIITVVEVAVVFMPIGLWPIVVSLFVLMALKALGVLGYYMHLFSDAKTFSMLMGGGLLIAIAMLLSFGALFGVLPGMDPVF from the coding sequence ATGCAGGCCGATATCCGATCCGAGATAGCGGCTGAACGGCGCCGCGTCGTCGAGGAGGCGCGCGCGGCCGTCGAGCACCACAAGAAGCATCATCCCAACTACGTGGTGGTCGGCATCTGGCTGTTCATCATCACCGTGGTCGAAGTCGCCGTCGTATTCATGCCGATCGGTCTGTGGCCGATAGTCGTGTCCCTCTTCGTGCTGATGGCCCTGAAAGCCCTCGGCGTGCTCGGCTACTACATGCACCTTTTCTCCGACGCCAAGACCTTTTCGATGCTGATGGGCGGGGGGCTGCTGATCGCGATCGCGATGCTGCTCTCGTTCGGGGCGCTGTTCGGCGTGCTGCCGGGAATGGACCCGGTCTTCTAG
- a CDS encoding cytochrome oxidase subunit III — protein MASHADAHHAPSGVGLGLDMRKLGMWTFIGSESLFFATLIANFFIWRGSSEGGLGPHDLDINLTGLGAFVLLMSSLTMVLALRGLRAGNTIAYRNNILATAGLGTFFLGIQVYEFTHFGMHGLGMTSSMFGASFFVLTGFHGAHVFWGVVWLLALLVFKVGENARRPLQFAVGVEEGLPSGPDAGTDGGSYVSVEMCGLYWHFVDLVWVFIFTLIYLLPAPVIGPPVAH, from the coding sequence ATGGCCTCCCACGCTGACGCCCACCACGCCCCCTCCGGGGTCGGCCTGGGGCTGGACATGCGCAAGCTGGGCATGTGGACCTTCATCGGCTCGGAATCGCTGTTCTTCGCGACCCTGATCGCCAACTTCTTCATCTGGCGCGGCAGCTCCGAAGGCGGCCTGGGGCCGCACGACCTGGACATCAACCTGACCGGGCTGGGCGCTTTCGTGCTGCTGATGTCGTCACTGACCATGGTCCTGGCGCTGCGCGGCCTGCGCGCGGGCAACACCATCGCCTACCGCAACAACATCCTGGCCACCGCCGGGCTGGGCACGTTCTTCCTGGGCATCCAGGTCTACGAATTCACCCATTTCGGCATGCACGGGCTGGGCATGACGTCGAGCATGTTCGGGGCCTCCTTCTTCGTGCTGACCGGATTTCACGGCGCGCACGTCTTCTGGGGCGTGGTCTGGCTGCTGGCGCTGCTGGTCTTCAAGGTCGGCGAGAACGCCCGCCGCCCCCTCCAGTTCGCGGTCGGCGTGGAAGAGGGTCTGCCCTCCGGACCTGACGCCGGGACCGACGGCGGATCGTACGTCTCGGTCGAAATGTGCGGACTGTACTGGCACTTCGTCGACCTGGTCTGGGTCTTCATCTTCACCCTGATCTACCTGCTGCCGGCGCCGGTCATCGGGCCCCCCGTCGCGCACTGA